The following proteins are encoded in a genomic region of Longimicrobium sp.:
- a CDS encoding pyridoxal-dependent decarboxylase: MTISAHAPGLAHSAAFLGPRGENAGELEQLILDVLRDHVFWRRNFHPEDPRLIREDEKTDPAFVHTRARLRDELFEILAGLKRGAPLYSPRQVAHIVSDPSLPGMVGYFAGMLYNQNNVVQEVAPETVCREREYVAALARMVRYPELLGEIVPEPDRADGALATAGPSWGHLCSGGTTANMEALWIARNVRLFPLALRLFVTSRPHFAGLGELELAVGTERVSFSGLSTAQLWNLSVDSVLALHQAVKRWLAMRGGAGGPAAQPSSLAREFEEKLRTAQRIGLAGFLTEYNKAFTGDQFEQLPVVLVPVTSHYGWKKAMDLVGLGSEALLQTGVDNRIRLSLHALREKLEEKGQNVLMVASVCGTTEEAAVDPLHELHDLRQDPGLPRFWHHCDAALGGFFATLVARDRDGEPLPFEEQGERFPLEEEVFRAICSLRNADSMALDPHKFGYVPYPCGAVLFRSHAARDFIAYEAPYLAGDRRDGFRGFLGMWTLEGSRSGAAAVSCYLSQAVIPLTRDGHGELIANCVRATQALFRRLADIFEHDPRSRLRFCPFNHPDTTGFCFALVPRNDALSLAELNAFTLAVWETMTVDEKTFNVGGYAFLISKSDVNVNDYIPVLQRMLDDTLSELQDGSAKSVTLLRVFVLNPLLSAWIERPVEPGQTPFDVAFAKHVFDAAHRLLPPFLLERFVSRPDRAMRRLRVAVVEDETADASSITRTICFGDSYSRYLESKSFPSADKIRAMDPREWDKVVLDLQLHPGRELDLSGLFVARQLIETARLSPGQLVVFSRFAGIPQVREELAELGLNPDQMIEKPRGGDIAALKEALHRLLEQLVTGILTNGRAG; encoded by the coding sequence GTGACCATCTCCGCCCACGCTCCCGGTCTGGCGCACAGCGCTGCCTTCCTGGGTCCACGCGGGGAGAACGCCGGGGAGTTGGAGCAACTCATCCTAGACGTGCTGCGCGACCACGTCTTCTGGAGACGGAACTTCCACCCCGAAGACCCGCGCCTGATCCGCGAGGACGAGAAGACTGATCCCGCCTTCGTGCACACCCGAGCGCGCCTCCGCGACGAGTTGTTCGAGATTCTAGCCGGGCTGAAGCGCGGGGCGCCACTCTACTCTCCGCGGCAGGTGGCCCACATCGTCAGCGATCCCTCGCTTCCGGGAATGGTGGGGTACTTCGCGGGGATGCTGTACAACCAGAACAACGTAGTGCAGGAGGTGGCGCCCGAAACGGTGTGCCGGGAGCGCGAGTACGTCGCGGCGCTTGCGCGGATGGTGAGGTATCCCGAGTTGCTCGGCGAGATAGTGCCGGAGCCCGATCGCGCGGACGGTGCGCTTGCCACGGCCGGGCCCTCGTGGGGGCACCTGTGCAGCGGTGGCACGACGGCTAACATGGAGGCCCTATGGATCGCCCGGAACGTGCGTCTCTTTCCGCTCGCCCTCCGGCTTTTTGTGACGTCGCGCCCTCACTTCGCGGGTCTGGGAGAGCTGGAGCTTGCCGTCGGGACCGAGCGAGTCAGCTTCTCCGGCCTCTCCACGGCGCAGTTATGGAACCTGTCCGTAGACAGCGTCCTGGCGCTGCACCAAGCCGTGAAACGCTGGTTGGCTATGAGAGGCGGTGCAGGCGGACCAGCGGCGCAGCCCTCGAGTCTGGCCCGGGAATTCGAAGAGAAGCTGCGTACGGCTCAGAGAATTGGTCTCGCAGGGTTCCTGACCGAGTACAACAAGGCGTTCACCGGAGACCAGTTCGAGCAACTGCCGGTCGTTCTGGTTCCTGTTACCAGCCATTACGGCTGGAAGAAGGCCATGGATCTCGTAGGGCTGGGGTCCGAGGCCCTGCTCCAAACCGGCGTCGACAACCGCATCCGCCTCAGCCTCCACGCTTTGCGAGAAAAGCTGGAAGAGAAGGGTCAGAACGTGCTCATGGTCGCCAGCGTGTGCGGGACGACCGAAGAAGCCGCCGTGGACCCCCTGCACGAACTCCACGACCTCCGGCAAGATCCCGGGCTGCCCCGCTTCTGGCACCACTGTGATGCCGCGCTGGGCGGGTTCTTCGCGACCCTAGTGGCGCGGGACAGGGACGGCGAGCCCTTACCCTTCGAGGAACAAGGAGAGCGCTTCCCCCTCGAGGAGGAGGTCTTCCGGGCGATCTGCTCTCTGCGCAATGCCGACTCCATGGCGCTGGATCCGCACAAATTCGGGTACGTTCCCTATCCCTGCGGAGCCGTCCTCTTCCGCAGCCACGCGGCGCGTGACTTCATCGCGTATGAGGCGCCCTATCTGGCCGGCGACCGGCGGGACGGTTTCCGCGGGTTCCTGGGGATGTGGACGCTCGAAGGCTCACGATCAGGCGCGGCCGCGGTGAGCTGCTACCTCTCGCAGGCGGTGATCCCGTTGACCCGCGATGGTCATGGAGAGTTGATCGCGAACTGTGTCCGGGCAACCCAAGCGCTCTTTCGCAGGCTGGCCGACATCTTCGAACACGATCCCAGGAGCCGGCTGCGGTTTTGCCCGTTCAACCACCCCGACACCACAGGCTTCTGTTTCGCGCTCGTCCCCCGGAACGACGCCCTCTCCCTCGCCGAACTGAACGCGTTCACGCTGGCGGTTTGGGAAACCATGACGGTTGACGAGAAAACGTTCAATGTGGGGGGCTACGCGTTCCTGATCTCGAAATCGGACGTCAACGTCAACGACTACATACCGGTTCTACAGCGGATGCTGGACGATACGCTGTCGGAACTTCAGGACGGTTCGGCCAAATCCGTCACCTTGCTTCGTGTGTTCGTGCTGAACCCGCTGCTCAGCGCGTGGATTGAGAGACCGGTCGAGCCCGGCCAGACGCCCTTCGACGTTGCGTTCGCGAAGCATGTGTTCGATGCCGCCCACCGGCTGCTCCCGCCGTTCCTGCTCGAGCGCTTCGTCAGCCGTCCCGATAGAGCGATGCGGCGCCTGCGCGTGGCGGTGGTGGAGGACGAAACGGCGGACGCGAGCTCGATCACCCGGACGATCTGCTTTGGCGACAGCTACTCTCGGTACCTCGAGTCGAAGTCGTTCCCGTCCGCGGACAAGATTCGCGCGATGGACCCTCGGGAATGGGACAAGGTGGTCCTGGACCTCCAGCTCCACCCGGGTCGGGAGCTGGACCTGTCGGGCCTGTTCGTGGCAAGGCAGCTCATCGAGACTGCCCGGCTCAGCCCGGGCCAGCTCGTGGTCTTTTCCCGGTTCGCCGGCATTCCGCAGGTCCGGGAAGAGCTGGCGGAACTCGGATTGAACCCGGACCAGATGATCGAGAAGCCCAGGGGCGGCGACATCGCCGCGCTTAAAGAAGCGCTGCACAGGCTGTTGGAGCAGCTGGTGACCGGCATCCTGACGAACGGCCGCGCGGGGTAA